From the genome of Frateuria soli:
TGGTGACCGGCGTCACAGATGAAGGAATTCTAAAGAGGCGACCAGACTGTACGGTACGGTTTGCTATTGCGGCAGGTTAAGACTGTGTTAGCATCCGACCCCTGATTGGCTGCTGCCCACACTGGTACCTATAAAAATGATCAAGCAGCGTACGCTCAAGAACATCATCCGTGCGACCGGCGTCGGCCTGCACACCGGCGACAAGGTCTACATGACCTTGCGCCCCGCCGCGCCGAACACGGGCATCGTGTTCCGGCGTACGGACCTCAATCCGCCGGTCGACATCCATGCGCGCCCCGATTGCGTGGGCGACACCCGCCTGTCCACCACCCTGGTCAAGGGCGACGTGCGCGTCTCCACCGTCGAGCACCTGCTCTCGGCGATGGCCGGCCTGGGCATCGACAACGCGATCGTGGAACTGTCGGCGCCGGAAGTGCCGATCATGGACGGCAGCGCCGGTCCCTTCGTGTTCCTGCTCCAGTCGGCCGGTATCGAGGAGCAGAACCAGGCCAAGCGCTTCATCCGCATCAAGAAGCCGATAAAGGTGCAGGAAGGCGACAAGTGGGCCAGCTTCGAGCCGTTCGAGGGCTTCAAGGTCGGCTTCTCGATCGAGTTCAACCACCCGATCATCTCCAAGCGCACCTCGCGCGCCGAGATCGACTTCTCCACGACCTCCTTCGTCAAGGAAGTCAGCCGCGCCCGTACGTTCGGCTTCATGCGCGACATCGAGATGCTGCGCGAGCACAACCTGGCGCTGGGTGGCTCGATGGACAACGCCGTGGTGCTGGACGACTACCGCGTGCTGAACGAGGACGGCCTCCGCTACGAGGACGAGTTCGTCAAGCACAAGATCCTGGACGCGATCGGCGACCTGTACCTGCTCGGCCACAGCCTGATCGGCGCCTACCATGCGCACAAATCCGGCCACGAGCTCAACAACAAGCTGCTGCGTACCCTGATCGCCGACCCCGCCGCGTGGGAAGAGGTGGTCTACAAGGACGATCCGGCCGTTTCGCCGATCTCCTACGCGCATCCCGCCCAGGCGATCTGATCCGCCTGCCGCCTGCCCCGAAGGCCGCCCCCGCAAGAGGCGGCCTTCGTCGTTTCTGTGACGCAGGCCATCGGCAATACACGCCGCGATTCACGCTATGGCGACATGCCGGAGTGTACCTGCGGTCCCACCGTGCTATAAAACCTCTGCCGCCCGTGGGGTGGCAAGGGGGAAATCGGTGCCCGACGGGCACTTCGCAAAGGCACGGCGCCCCGCGCCACGTTAGTCCTTGGCGACCGGGAATTCAGCAGTTTCGGCGATGGACGCCAGCTCGAGGAACAGTCCCTTCAGTTCCGGGTCTGTGATTGATGCTGCGGCGGCCTTGAGATGGACGGCTGCGGCAGGCGAAAGCGGTTTTGACCGATCCGGTTCAGTTGCGACGGGTCGGGGGGGAGCCACTTTCACGGTGACCGAACTGGCGCTCGTGCCGATGGCACGCGCGGTGGTGAGTATCTGCGCCTGCATCAGGCGCAGGCGCGCCGCCCAGGCTGGTGAGGACGCCAGGAAGACGAGGCGGCCGTTGCGCAGGTGGGCGAATCGCACCTGCTCGCGCAAGGGTGTCGGCAGCGTCTGGCGCAGGGCACGATCCAACGCATCCAGCTCACCGGCCCTCCGGGCCAGCGAGGCGAACGAACCGCATTCGGCCAGCGGCTTGGGGCCACGGTCGGGGCGGCGGGAAGCGGAGGAATCGGCGCGCTGCATGGTGCCGTCATCTTGAAGTGAAAAAACGCAATGCAGATCATACTCGTATCCCGCTCCCGCAAAGTGCCCAAGACCTTCGACCTCGGCCAGCGCCGCCTGCGCTGGCGGCTCGCGGGCCTGGCGATGGCGGCGGTGATCGGGTGTGGCGTGCTCGGCGCCGCGTTGGCGCTGACGGTGTCCAGTCCCCGCGATCGCGCGCTGGCGGAGATCCGGCAGCTCAAGCAGCAGATCCGGTACCAGGACACGCAACTGGCGGGTGTGCGCAAGGACTCCCAGCGCGAGCTCGACGCCCTGGCGGTCAAGCTGGGACAACTGGAGGCGCAGTCGACCCGCCTCAACGCGCTGGGCGAGCGCCTGACCGAAGTCGGCAAGCTCGACCCGGACGAGTTCAATTTCGACCAGCCGCCCGCGATGGGTGGTCTGGAAGACACTGCCGGCAGTGCCTATGCCCTGCCGCCGACGCTGGACAGGAGCATCGACCAGCTGGCCGGCCAGTTCGACGTGCAGCAGGCACAGCTGTCCGCACTGCAGAGTCTGCTGCTCGACGCCAAGATCGACTCCAATCTCAAGCCGACCGGCATGCCGGCCTCTGGCTACATCTCGTCCTACTTCGGCGTGCGGCCGGATCCGTTCGATGGTCACAGCGCGCGTCATACCGGGCTGGACATCGCGGTGCCGTTCGGTTCGGCGGTCCACGCGGTTGCCGAGGGCATGGTCACCTTCACCGGCGTGCGCAGCGGTTACGGCAAGGTGGTCGAGATCGACCACGGCAACGGGTACATGACCCGCTACGCTCACAACAGCAAGCTGCTGGTGCACCCCGGCCAGCGCGTGCACGTGGGCGAGGTGGTCTCGCAGGCGGGCTCCACCGGACGGTCGACCGGCCCGCACGTGCATTTCGAGGTCTGGTACAAGGGCCGCGTGGTCAATCCGCTGGCCTACGTGAAGAGCCACCGGTAAACCCGGCCGGGAAAGCCCGCCTGCGTGCGATGCATCGCCCCGGAAGGGGTGGCATCGCACGCAGGCGGGCTTTCCTGCTTTCGCGGCGCCGGCCTCTTGAATCCTTCGCCTCACGCCGCCATCCCGGCCAGCTGGAGCAGCTGTAGTAACATGTCTCCTTTCGCCCGCGGCCGCCGCGGGCCTTGAGCCTTCACTGACGGAAGATCGATGTTCAATCGTGCCCTGACCAGCCTTTTCGGCAGCCGCAACGAGCGGGTGCTGCGCCAGCTTTCCAAGACCGTCGCGCGGATCAACGCGCTGGAACCGGAGTTCGAGAAGCTGGATGACGCGGCGCTCAAGGCCAAGACCGCCGAGTTCAAGGAACGCGTCGCCAAGGGCGAAACGCTCGACCGGCTCTTGCCCGAAGCCTTCGCCGTGGTGCGCGAGGCGGCCAAGCGCGTGCTGGGCATGCGCCACTACGACGTGCAGATGATCGGCGGCATGGTGCTGCACCAGGGCAAGATCGCCGAGATGCGCACCGGCGAGGGCAAGACCCTGGTCGGCACACTGCCGGTCTACCTCAACGCCCTGGAAGGCAAGGGCGTGCACGTGGTCACCGTCAATGACTACCTGGCGCGCCGCGACTCGGCTCAGATGGGCAAGCTCTACAACTTCCTGGGCCTGTCGGTGGGCGTGGTCTATCCCGGCATGGACCATGGCGACAAGC
Proteins encoded in this window:
- the lpxC gene encoding UDP-3-O-acyl-N-acetylglucosamine deacetylase, with translation MIKQRTLKNIIRATGVGLHTGDKVYMTLRPAAPNTGIVFRRTDLNPPVDIHARPDCVGDTRLSTTLVKGDVRVSTVEHLLSAMAGLGIDNAIVELSAPEVPIMDGSAGPFVFLLQSAGIEEQNQAKRFIRIKKPIKVQEGDKWASFEPFEGFKVGFSIEFNHPIISKRTSRAEIDFSTTSFVKEVSRARTFGFMRDIEMLREHNLALGGSMDNAVVLDDYRVLNEDGLRYEDEFVKHKILDAIGDLYLLGHSLIGAYHAHKSGHELNNKLLRTLIADPAAWEEVVYKDDPAVSPISYAHPAQAI
- a CDS encoding DUF721 domain-containing protein; this translates as MQRADSSASRRPDRGPKPLAECGSFASLARRAGELDALDRALRQTLPTPLREQVRFAHLRNGRLVFLASSPAWAARLRLMQAQILTTARAIGTSASSVTVKVAPPRPVATEPDRSKPLSPAAAVHLKAAAASITDPELKGLFLELASIAETAEFPVAKD
- a CDS encoding M23 family metallopeptidase: MQIILVSRSRKVPKTFDLGQRRLRWRLAGLAMAAVIGCGVLGAALALTVSSPRDRALAEIRQLKQQIRYQDTQLAGVRKDSQRELDALAVKLGQLEAQSTRLNALGERLTEVGKLDPDEFNFDQPPAMGGLEDTAGSAYALPPTLDRSIDQLAGQFDVQQAQLSALQSLLLDAKIDSNLKPTGMPASGYISSYFGVRPDPFDGHSARHTGLDIAVPFGSAVHAVAEGMVTFTGVRSGYGKVVEIDHGNGYMTRYAHNSKLLVHPGQRVHVGEVVSQAGSTGRSTGPHVHFEVWYKGRVVNPLAYVKSHR